The Arachis hypogaea cultivar Tifrunner chromosome 16, arahy.Tifrunner.gnm2.J5K5, whole genome shotgun sequence genome contains a region encoding:
- the LOC112697605 gene encoding uncharacterized protein, with product MASNRERETNKRLGEEELDAEAKRQRKDEESSTPSAAASIANPLSGLANNYADIDEEEYYDRKGRLSTNERRNDGSQKNGNGYEELGDSDSDDDDSSEPLYGGRRSRQIEVRKDCPYLDTVNRQVLDFDFEKFCSVSLSNLNVYACLVCGKYYQGRGKSSHAYTHSLEAGHHVYINLRTEKVYCLPDGYEINDPSLDDIRNVLNPRFTPKDVEQLDKNKQWSRALDGSSYLPGMVGLNNIKETDFVNVTIQSLMRVTPLRNFFLIPENYQHCKSPLVHRFGELTRKIWHSRNFKGQVSPHEFLQAVMKASKKRFRIGAQSDPVEFMSWLLNTLHADLNSSKKNTSIIYDCFQGELEVVKEIPNKGITDKKENGEDLNKNEKNSDGATERDAFVKETSKMPFLMLGLDLPPPPLFKDVMEKNIIPQVPLFNILKKFDGETVTEVVRPHIARMRYRVTKLPKYIIIHMRRFTKNNFFVEKNPTLVNFPVKNLELKDYIPLPTPKENEKLRSKYDLIANVVHDGKPGEGFYRVFVQRKSEELWYEMQDLHVSETLPHLVALSEAYMQIYEQQQQQQ from the exons ATGGCTTCAAACCGGGAAAGGGAAACAAACAAGAGGTTAGGGGAGGAAGAGCTTGATGCAGAGGCTAAAAGGCAGAGAAAGGATGAGGAGTCTTCTACTCCTTCTGCTGCTGCTTCCATTGCAAACCCTCTTTCTGGGTTGGCCAATAATTATGCCGACATTGATGAGGAGGAATATTATGATAGAAAGGGAAGGCTTTCTACTAATGAGAGGAGGAATGACGGGTCCCAGAAAAATGGGAATGGATATGAAGAGCTGGGTGATAGTGATAGTGATGACGATGATTCCAGCGAACCATTATATGGTGGAAGACGCAGTCGACAAATTGAGGTTCGGAAGGACTGTCCTTACCTTGATACTGTTAATAGACAG GTTTTGGATTTTGACTTTGAGAAGTTCTGTTCTGTCTCTTTGTCGAATTTGAATGTGTATGCGTGCTTAGTTTGTGGGAAGTATTACCAAGGCAGGGGTAAAAGTTCTCATGCCTATACACACAGCCTTGAAGCAGGACATCATGTTTATATCAATCTCCGAACTGAGAAAGTCTACTGTCTACCCGATGGATATGAAATTAATGATCCTTCATTGGATGACATTCGTAATGTCCTTAATCCAAG GTTTACTCCAAAGGATGTTGAGCAACTTGACAAAAATAAGCAGTGGTCTAGGGCACTTGATGGTTCTAGTTACCTTCCTGGAATG GTGGGACTCAATAATATTAAGGAGACTGATTTTGTGAATGTAACAATCCAGTCCTTAATGAGAGTTACCCCCTTGCGGAATTTTTTCCTTATACCTGAGAACTATCAACACTGCAAATCCCCACTTGTTCATCGATTTGGCGAACTGACGAGAAAGATCTGGCATTCACGAAACTTTAAAGGACAG GTCAGCCCGCATGAGTTTCTACAGGCAGTGatgaaagccagtaagaaacggtTTCGGATAGGAGCTCAATCTGACCCAGTTGAGTTCATGTCGTGGCTTCTTAATACGCTACATGCAGATCTTAACTCTTCGAAGAAGAATACCAGCATAATTTACGATTGCTTTCAG GGCGAACTTGAGGTTGTAAAAGAGATTCCTAACAAAGGGATCACCGATAAGAAAGAAAACGGTGAGGACCTAAACAAGAATGAGAAAAATTCAGATGGTGCTACAGAGAGAGATGCATTCGTCAAAGAAACTTCCAAGATGCCATTTCTAATGCTAGGATTGGATTTGCCACCGCCTCCACTTTTCAAAGATGTGATGGAGAAAAATATAATACCCCAG GTTCCTCTCTTTAACATTCTAAAGAAGTTTGATGGGGAGACTGTTACAGAGGTGGTTCGTCCTCACATAGCAAGAATGCGGTATCGGGTTACCAAATTGCCTAAATATATCATTATTCACATGCGTCGATTTACTAAGAACAATTTTTTTGTGGAGAAAAATCCCACTTTAG TCAACTTTCCTGTTAAGAACCTGGAGTTGAAGGACTACATTCCCTTGCCAACGCCGAAAGAAAATGAGAAATTGCGATCTAAATATGATTTAATCGCCAATGTCGTCCATGATGGCAAACCTGGTGAAGGTTTCTATAGGGTATTTGTTCAACGCAAATCAGAAGAACTATG gtACGAGATGCAGGATTTGCACGTCTCAGAAACACTTCCTCATTTGGTTGCACTTTCAGAAGCTTATATGCAGATATATGAGCAGCAACAGCAACAGCAATAA
- the LOC112697604 gene encoding uncharacterized protein isoform X1: MALSFNPLRKGLQYRFLSYFYDYSLCCVDLNLCSSSLPAKSSVSDFGAQGQGKRENHSSRFPGELRVTADDDASKGQNFNFGSLDTLSDDEEEEDGDGDGKGSGNGDDESLEFMSSSNGNDNHAYGESIGRVEIDEHEFRHPLVKEVCRLITYRSAWNPRLEGYLRYLLRRLKPPHVCAVLRSQEDERIALNFFYWADRQWRYKHNAIVYYTLLDVLSKTKLCQGAKRILKLMMRRGIKCSPEAFGYVMVSYSRAGMLRHAMQVLTVMQKAGVEPNLSICNTAIYVLVKGNKLEKALRFLNRMELVGIKPNVVTYNCLIKGYCDLNRVEDALELIMEMPSKGCPPDKVSYYTVMAFLCKEKRIEEVKLLMEKMVVNSKLIPDQITYDTLIHTLSKHGHADDALAYLREAEDKGFHIDKVGYSAVVNSFCKKGKIDETKSLVNEMYSKGCIPDVVTYTAIIDGFCRMGKIDEAKKMLQQMYKHGCKPNTVSYTALLNGLCHNGKSLEAREMLNVSEEHWWTPNAISYSVVMHGFRREGNLSAACDLVRQMVGKGFFPTPVEINLLIQSLCQNQEVVEAKRFLEECLNKGCAINVVNFTTVIHGFCQIGDLEAALSVLEDMYLINKHPDVVTFTTLFDALGRKGRLDEAAELIMKMLGKGLDPTPVTYRTVIHHYCKWEQVNDMLKLLEKMLVRKPLRTLYNQVIEKLCAFGKPEEAEKLLGKVLRTASNLDANTCHVLIESYLTKGLPLSANRVASRMFSRNLVPDLKLCQKVSKKLMSDGKLVEADNLMLQLVERGIQQNETNL, from the coding sequence ATGGCACTGAGCTTTAATCCATTGCGAAAGGGTTTACAATATAGATTCTTGAGCTATTTCTATGATTACTCTTTATGTTGTGTTGATCTGAATCTGTGCTCTTCATCATTGCCTGCAAAAAGTTCTGTTTCTGATTTTGGGGCTCAAGGTCAGGGTAAACGTGAAAATCATAGTTCTAGGTTTCCAGGGGAATTGCGTGTTACTGCCGATGATGATGCGAGTAAAGGTCAGAACTTCAATTTTGGTAGTCTTGATACACTGAGTgatgatgaagaggaagaagatggtgatggtgatggaaaAGGTTCTGGTAATGGTGATGATGAGAGTCTTGAGTTTATGAGCTCCTCTAATGGCAACGACAATCATGCATATGGAGAGAGTATTGGTAGAGTTGAAATTGATGAACATGAATTCAGGCATCCATTGGTTAAGGAAGTTTGTAGGTTGATTACATATAGGTCAGCTTGGAACCCTAGACTTGAAGGATATTTGAGGTACTTATTGAGAAGATTGAAGCCCCCACATGTTTGTGCTGTCTTACGCTCTCAAGAAGATGAACGGATTGCTTTGAATTTCTTCTATTGGGCTGATCGGCAGTGGCGCTACAAACACAATGCTATTGTCTACTATACATTGTTAGATGTGCTTAGCAAGACTAAATTGTGCCAGGGTGCTAAGCGGATTCTTAAGCTTATGATGCGCCGTGGAATCAAATGTTCTCCTGAAGCTTTTGGCTATGTGATGGTGTCTTATAGTCGAGCAGGCATGTTGAGGCATGCCATGCAAGTTTTGACCGTGATGcagaaagctggagttgaaccTAATTTATCTATATGTAACACTGCTATCTATGTTTTAGTTAAGGGCAACAAATTGGAGAAGGCACTGAGATTCTTGAATCGAATGGAACTGGTTGGAATCAAACCCAATGTTGTCACTTATAACTGCTTGATCAAGGGTTACTGTGATCTGAATCGGGTTGAGGATGCATTGGAGCTTATTATGGAAATGCCATCCAAGGGATGTCCCCCTGACAAGGTTAGTTATTATACTGTGATGGCTTTTCTCTGCAAGGAGAAAAGAATTGAAGAAGTGAAGCTGTTGATGGAGAAAATGGTGGTGAATAGTAAATTAATTCCGGATCAGATTACATATGATACACTTATTCACACGCTATCCAAGCATGGACATGCAGATGATGCTTTGGCTTACTTAAGAGAAGCAGAAGATAAGGGCTTCCACATTGATAAGGTTGGGTATAGTGCAGTAGTTAACTCCTTTTGTAAGAAGGGCAAAATAGATGAGACGAAGAGTTTAGTGAACGAGATGTACTCGAAGGGCTGTATTCCTGATGTTGTGACATATACTGCTATTATTGATGGATTTTGTCGCATGGGGAAGATAGATGAAGCGAAAAAGATGCTGCAGCAGATGTACAAACATGGGTGCAAGCCAAATACCGTTTCATACACAGCTTTGTTAAATGGCCTGTGCCACAATGGGAAATCGTTAGAGGCAAGGGAGATGCTGAATGTAAGTGAGGAGCATTGGTGGACGCCAAATGCCATAAGTTACAGTGTTGTGATGCATGGTTTTCGTAGGGAAGGAAACTTGTCTGCAGCTTGTGATTTGGTTAGGCAAATGGTTGGAAAGGGATTTTTTCCAACTCCAGTTGAAATTAACCTGCTAATACAGTCCCTGTGTCAAAATCAGGAAGTAGTTGAAGCTAAAAGATTTTTAGAAGAATGCCTGAATAAGGGCTGTGCCATCAATGTCGTAAACTTTACTACTGTAATTCACGGTTTTTGTCAGATTGGTGACTTGGAAGCTGCTCTATCAGTGCTAGAAGACATGTACTTAATCAACAAACATCCTGATGTTGTCACATTTACAACATTGTTTGATGCATTGGGGAGGAAAGGTAGATTGGACGAGGCTGCTGAGTTAATAATGAAGATGCTGGGCAAAGGTTTGGATCCTACTCCGGTAACATATAGGACAGTCATCCACCATTATTGTAAATGGGAGCAAGTGAATGATATGTTGAAACTATTGGAAAAAATGCTTGTTAGGAAGCCATTAAGAACATTATACAATCAAGTAATTGAGAAACTTTGTGCTTTTGGGAAACCCGAGGAAGCTGAGAAACTTCTGGGGAAGGTTTTGAGAACAGcatcaaaccttgatgctaaTACATGCCATGTGCTCATTGAAAGCTATCTGACTAAAGGGCTTCCTCTATCTGCAAATCGAGTGGCTTCTAGAATGTTCAGCCGTAATTTGGTTCCTGATTTGAAGTTATGTCAGAAAGTGAGCAAGAAGCTAATGTCTGATGGAAAGTTGGTTGAGGCTGATAACCTTATGTTGCAACTTGTTGAGCGTGGAATACAACAAAATGAGACGAATTTGTGA
- the LOC112697608 gene encoding uncharacterized protein isoform X1, with protein sequence MGHQFHQQIQRHQATDGVLNLFRKANHDLNFVHHSLEKEFQTLYPDNANPMKLVSRIKKIQEDISTLKGQCQDLLAAKQDLIDKAQRTLVENRNLVQRMQASVGIPLTGEDDEAFTNFQQIIEEWTMQVRSKIGGMEFIKATIVQCARTEKGEKYRMGFGFGFE encoded by the exons ATGGGTCACCAATTTCATCAACAAATCCAACGCCATCAAGCAACAGATGGTGTTCTTAACCTCTTCAGAAAAGCCAATCACGATCTCAACTTCGTTCACCACTCCCTCGAAAAGGAGTTCCAAACCCTTTACCCTGACAAC gCAAACCCTATGAAGCTGGTTTCGAGAATCAAGAAGATACAGGAAGATATATCAACATTGAAAGGGCAGTGTCAAGATCTTTTGGCTGCTAAGCAG GATTTAATTGATAAGGCTCAGAGAACTCTGGTTGAGAACAGAAATTTAGTGCAGCGCATGCAAGCATCTGTGGGCATCCCCCTCACCGGCGAAGATGATGAGGCTTTTACTAACTTCCAACAG ATAATTGAGGAATGGACAATGCAAGTGAGATCCAAAATAG GAGGGATGGAATTTATAAAAGCAACTATTGTCCAGTGTGCAAGAacagaaaagggagagaaataTAGAATGGGGTTTGGGTTTGGGTTCGAGTAA
- the LOC112697608 gene encoding uncharacterized protein isoform X2 has protein sequence MGHQFHQQIQRHQATDGVLNLFRKANHDLNFVHHSLEKEFQTLYPDNANPMKLVSRIKKIQEDISTLKGQCQDLLAAKQDLIDKAQRTLVENRNLVQRMQASVGIPLTGEDDEAFTNFQQIIEEWTMQVRSKIGDETHDADSGDLNKLLFSAIVQSN, from the exons ATGGGTCACCAATTTCATCAACAAATCCAACGCCATCAAGCAACAGATGGTGTTCTTAACCTCTTCAGAAAAGCCAATCACGATCTCAACTTCGTTCACCACTCCCTCGAAAAGGAGTTCCAAACCCTTTACCCTGACAAC gCAAACCCTATGAAGCTGGTTTCGAGAATCAAGAAGATACAGGAAGATATATCAACATTGAAAGGGCAGTGTCAAGATCTTTTGGCTGCTAAGCAG GATTTAATTGATAAGGCTCAGAGAACTCTGGTTGAGAACAGAAATTTAGTGCAGCGCATGCAAGCATCTGTGGGCATCCCCCTCACCGGCGAAGATGATGAGGCTTTTACTAACTTCCAACAG ATAATTGAGGAATGGACAATGCAAGTGAGATCCAAAATAG GGGATGAAACACATGATGCTGATTCTGGAGATCTAAACAAACTGCTCTTCTCAGCAATAGTTCAAAGTAATTGA
- the LOC112697608 gene encoding uncharacterized protein isoform X3, which yields MGHQFHQQIQRHQATDGVLNLFRKANHDLNFVHHSLEKEFQTLYPDNANPMKLVSRIKKIQEDISTLKGQCQDLLAAKQDLIDKAQRTLVENRNLVQRMQASVGIPLTGEDDEAFTNFQQIIEEWTMQVRSKIGKGMKHMMLILEI from the exons ATGGGTCACCAATTTCATCAACAAATCCAACGCCATCAAGCAACAGATGGTGTTCTTAACCTCTTCAGAAAAGCCAATCACGATCTCAACTTCGTTCACCACTCCCTCGAAAAGGAGTTCCAAACCCTTTACCCTGACAAC gCAAACCCTATGAAGCTGGTTTCGAGAATCAAGAAGATACAGGAAGATATATCAACATTGAAAGGGCAGTGTCAAGATCTTTTGGCTGCTAAGCAG GATTTAATTGATAAGGCTCAGAGAACTCTGGTTGAGAACAGAAATTTAGTGCAGCGCATGCAAGCATCTGTGGGCATCCCCCTCACCGGCGAAGATGATGAGGCTTTTACTAACTTCCAACAG ATAATTGAGGAATGGACAATGCAAGTGAGATCCAAAATAGGTAAG GGGATGAAACACATGATGCTGATTCTGGAGATCTAA
- the LOC112697606 gene encoding probable monogalactosyldiacylglycerol synthase, chloroplastic — protein MHNPASVNHEQRSLFDLGTQIYRFTFNSTLPGPDTFSSSSFLHFNARAPKRTVLKVRAFAFATFVNDFNRAVTFYCDRVPIGFASLRIGSFRDPNGNGSGDGNGGRVGSGDDGNGNGVREDGGNGVVEGEGLQFNGGEGVGPKKVLILMSDTGGGHRASAEAIKAAFYEEFGDHYQVFVTDLWTDHTPWPFNQLPRSYSFLVKHGPLWKMTYYGTAPRVVHQSNFAATSTFIAREVAKGLMKYKPDIIISVHPLMQHVPLRILRAKGLLEKIVFTTVVTDLSTCHPTWFHKLVTRCYCPTTDVAKRAQKAGLQPSQIKIYGLPVRPSFVKPVRPKDVLRRELGMDVNLPAVLLMGGGEGMGPIEATARALGNSLYDENNGSCIGQILVICGRNKKLANKLNAINWKIPVQVKGFVTKMEECMGACDCIITKAGPGTIAEAMIRGLPIILNDYIAGQEAGNVPFVVENGCGKFSKSPKQIAKIVAEWFGPKAIELKVMSQNALRLARPDAVFKIVHDLHELVRQRSFLPEYSYAA, from the exons ATGCATAATCCGGCTAGTGTTAACCACGAACAACGTTCTCTCTTCGATCTAGGAACCCAAATCTATCGCTTCACCTTCAATTCCACTCTCCCTGGACCAGACActttctcctcttcttccttcctcCACTTCAACGCACGTGCGCCAAAGCGCACCGTTTTGAAGGTCAGGGCTTTCGCCTTCGCTACCTTCGTCAACGACTTCAACCGTGCGGTTACGTTCTACTGCGATAGGGTTCCGATTGGCTTCGCTTCGTTGAGGATTGGTTCCTTCCGAGACCCCAATGGCAATGGAAGTGGTGATGGGAATGGAGGGCGTGTTGGGAGTGGTGACGATGGGAATGGGAATGGAGTCAGGGAAGACGGTGGCAACGGTGTTGTGGAAGGTGAAGGGTTGCAGTTTAATGGCGGAGAAGGTGTGGGTCCCAAGAAGGTGTTGATTCTCATGAGTGACACTGGTGGTGGACATAGGGCTTCTGCTGAAGCTATCAAAGCTGCTTTCTATGAAGAATTTGGCGATCATTACCAG GTGTTTGTTACTGATTTATGGACCGATCACACTCCTTGGCCATTCAATCAACTCCCAAGGAGCTATAGCTTTTTGGTGAAACACGGGCCATTATGGAAGATGACCTACTATGGAACTGCCCCACGTGTTGTGCATCAGTCTAATTTTGCAGCAACTTCAACATTCATAGCTCG TGAGGTTGCTAAAGGGCTAATGAAATATAAGCCAGATATAATAATCAGTGTGCATCCACTGATGCAGCATGTTCCACTTCGTATTTTGAGGGCAAAGGGGCTTTTGGAGAAGATTGTTTTTACAACAGTTGTTACTGATTTAAGCACATGCCATCCTACATG GTTTCATAAGCTTGTAACTAGATGCTATTGTCCAACAACAGATGTTGCAAAACGGGCACAGAAAGCTGGACTTCAGCCATCCCAAATAAAGATTTATGGTCTACCTGTCCGACCTTCCTTTGTTAAGCCTGTTCGTCCAAAG GATGTACTAAGGAGAGAATTAGGCATGGATGTCAATCTTCCTGCTGTATTATTGATGGGAGGAGGTGAAGGTATGGGTCCAATTGAGGCTACTGCTCGGGCACTTGGAAATTCATTGTATGATGAAAATAATGGGTCTTGCATTGGTCAGATTCTTGTGATTTGTGGTCGCAATAAGAAGCTTGCTAACAAACTAAATGCAATTAATTGGAAGATTCCTGTGCAG GTCAAGGGATTTGTCACCAAAATGGAGGAATGCATGGGAGCTTGTGATTGCATCATTACAAAG GCAGGCCCAGGGACAATTGCTGAGGCCATGATCCGAGGCCTCCCAATTATTTTGAACGATTACATTGCTGGGCAG GAAGCTGGCAACGTCCCCTTTGTAGTAGAAAATGGTTGTGGGAAGTTTTCTAAATCACCAAAGCAGATAGCTAAAATTGTTGCAGAATGGTTCGGTCCAAAAGCCATCGAGCTAAAAGTAATGTCACAAAATGCATTAAGGCTAGCAAGGCCTGATGCTGTGTTTAAGATTGTCCATGACCTTCATGAGCTTGTAAGACAAAGAAGCTTCCTACCAGAGTATTCTTATGCAGCTTAA
- the LOC112697604 gene encoding uncharacterized protein isoform X2, which produces MSSSNGNDNHAYGESIGRVEIDEHEFRHPLVKEVCRLITYRSAWNPRLEGYLRYLLRRLKPPHVCAVLRSQEDERIALNFFYWADRQWRYKHNAIVYYTLLDVLSKTKLCQGAKRILKLMMRRGIKCSPEAFGYVMVSYSRAGMLRHAMQVLTVMQKAGVEPNLSICNTAIYVLVKGNKLEKALRFLNRMELVGIKPNVVTYNCLIKGYCDLNRVEDALELIMEMPSKGCPPDKVSYYTVMAFLCKEKRIEEVKLLMEKMVVNSKLIPDQITYDTLIHTLSKHGHADDALAYLREAEDKGFHIDKVGYSAVVNSFCKKGKIDETKSLVNEMYSKGCIPDVVTYTAIIDGFCRMGKIDEAKKMLQQMYKHGCKPNTVSYTALLNGLCHNGKSLEAREMLNVSEEHWWTPNAISYSVVMHGFRREGNLSAACDLVRQMVGKGFFPTPVEINLLIQSLCQNQEVVEAKRFLEECLNKGCAINVVNFTTVIHGFCQIGDLEAALSVLEDMYLINKHPDVVTFTTLFDALGRKGRLDEAAELIMKMLGKGLDPTPVTYRTVIHHYCKWEQVNDMLKLLEKMLVRKPLRTLYNQVIEKLCAFGKPEEAEKLLGKVLRTASNLDANTCHVLIESYLTKGLPLSANRVASRMFSRNLVPDLKLCQKVSKKLMSDGKLVEADNLMLQLVERGIQQNETNL; this is translated from the coding sequence ATGAGCTCCTCTAATGGCAACGACAATCATGCATATGGAGAGAGTATTGGTAGAGTTGAAATTGATGAACATGAATTCAGGCATCCATTGGTTAAGGAAGTTTGTAGGTTGATTACATATAGGTCAGCTTGGAACCCTAGACTTGAAGGATATTTGAGGTACTTATTGAGAAGATTGAAGCCCCCACATGTTTGTGCTGTCTTACGCTCTCAAGAAGATGAACGGATTGCTTTGAATTTCTTCTATTGGGCTGATCGGCAGTGGCGCTACAAACACAATGCTATTGTCTACTATACATTGTTAGATGTGCTTAGCAAGACTAAATTGTGCCAGGGTGCTAAGCGGATTCTTAAGCTTATGATGCGCCGTGGAATCAAATGTTCTCCTGAAGCTTTTGGCTATGTGATGGTGTCTTATAGTCGAGCAGGCATGTTGAGGCATGCCATGCAAGTTTTGACCGTGATGcagaaagctggagttgaaccTAATTTATCTATATGTAACACTGCTATCTATGTTTTAGTTAAGGGCAACAAATTGGAGAAGGCACTGAGATTCTTGAATCGAATGGAACTGGTTGGAATCAAACCCAATGTTGTCACTTATAACTGCTTGATCAAGGGTTACTGTGATCTGAATCGGGTTGAGGATGCATTGGAGCTTATTATGGAAATGCCATCCAAGGGATGTCCCCCTGACAAGGTTAGTTATTATACTGTGATGGCTTTTCTCTGCAAGGAGAAAAGAATTGAAGAAGTGAAGCTGTTGATGGAGAAAATGGTGGTGAATAGTAAATTAATTCCGGATCAGATTACATATGATACACTTATTCACACGCTATCCAAGCATGGACATGCAGATGATGCTTTGGCTTACTTAAGAGAAGCAGAAGATAAGGGCTTCCACATTGATAAGGTTGGGTATAGTGCAGTAGTTAACTCCTTTTGTAAGAAGGGCAAAATAGATGAGACGAAGAGTTTAGTGAACGAGATGTACTCGAAGGGCTGTATTCCTGATGTTGTGACATATACTGCTATTATTGATGGATTTTGTCGCATGGGGAAGATAGATGAAGCGAAAAAGATGCTGCAGCAGATGTACAAACATGGGTGCAAGCCAAATACCGTTTCATACACAGCTTTGTTAAATGGCCTGTGCCACAATGGGAAATCGTTAGAGGCAAGGGAGATGCTGAATGTAAGTGAGGAGCATTGGTGGACGCCAAATGCCATAAGTTACAGTGTTGTGATGCATGGTTTTCGTAGGGAAGGAAACTTGTCTGCAGCTTGTGATTTGGTTAGGCAAATGGTTGGAAAGGGATTTTTTCCAACTCCAGTTGAAATTAACCTGCTAATACAGTCCCTGTGTCAAAATCAGGAAGTAGTTGAAGCTAAAAGATTTTTAGAAGAATGCCTGAATAAGGGCTGTGCCATCAATGTCGTAAACTTTACTACTGTAATTCACGGTTTTTGTCAGATTGGTGACTTGGAAGCTGCTCTATCAGTGCTAGAAGACATGTACTTAATCAACAAACATCCTGATGTTGTCACATTTACAACATTGTTTGATGCATTGGGGAGGAAAGGTAGATTGGACGAGGCTGCTGAGTTAATAATGAAGATGCTGGGCAAAGGTTTGGATCCTACTCCGGTAACATATAGGACAGTCATCCACCATTATTGTAAATGGGAGCAAGTGAATGATATGTTGAAACTATTGGAAAAAATGCTTGTTAGGAAGCCATTAAGAACATTATACAATCAAGTAATTGAGAAACTTTGTGCTTTTGGGAAACCCGAGGAAGCTGAGAAACTTCTGGGGAAGGTTTTGAGAACAGcatcaaaccttgatgctaaTACATGCCATGTGCTCATTGAAAGCTATCTGACTAAAGGGCTTCCTCTATCTGCAAATCGAGTGGCTTCTAGAATGTTCAGCCGTAATTTGGTTCCTGATTTGAAGTTATGTCAGAAAGTGAGCAAGAAGCTAATGTCTGATGGAAAGTTGGTTGAGGCTGATAACCTTATGTTGCAACTTGTTGAGCGTGGAATACAACAAAATGAGACGAATTTGTGA
- the LOC112697609 gene encoding uncharacterized protein, whose protein sequence is MATSASCSSTESALMTKTLQGSRRRFRAPIGFRVSMPRKLKLFTRIRASLVDSSDFVSRMEKTWLISQQPRPIVCSSCNSKGHTECKWCGGTGFFIIGDKMLCEVPSKNTSCIICNGKGSMCCSNCQGTGFRAKWLEEPPTSK, encoded by the exons ATGGCTACTTCTGCATCTTGTAGTAGTACTGAATCAGCACTCATGACAAAAACATTGCAGGGTAGTAGAAGAAGGTTCAGAGCACCAATTGGTTTCAGAGTTTCTATGCCACGTAAACTAAAGCTATTCACTAGAATCCGAGCTTCTTTGGTGGACTCATCTGATTTTGTTAGTCGCATGGAAAAAACCTGGTTAATCTCCCAG CAACCACGGCCAATTGTTTGTTCGTCTTGCAACTCAAAGGGGCATACTGAATGCAAATGGTGTGGAGGTACTGGTTTCTTCATTATTGGTGACAAAATGCTCTGTGAAGTTCCATCGAAAAATACCAGCTGTATTATTTGCAATGGCAAG GGATCCATGTGTTGTTCTAATTGTCAAGGAACCGGCTTTCGCGCAAAGTGGTTGGAAGAACCTCCAACTTCAAAGTAG